The genomic DNA aagataaaatatggtgtaaaaatggagtcaataagaaaaaaagggaaatggaataggagaaagaaaaaggagatgggaaatagtccaagctatttcacataataagattttttttattacaatgagctattgcaatgatatggaaggggggaggcaaggggcaatgagggaacctttgctctcatcagagatggctaggagaggaaacagcaaatatactcaatggggtatagacatctggagtaagaaggaggggggagcaggggaaaggggtggagatgtgaataaaggaggagaggatggaccatagggggacagtggtcagatatagcacattttctttttttacttcttgcaaggggctgggattggatggcctgcccaggaccatggggccaggtggattctgggcctaaggggtcgtaggggggctcagggcttcttggccccagaaccaggaatctgtatgctgagccactcagcgaccctacagcagcgtcagagtgaaaggagagagaaaatatagtacatggtagtggagaaataagaaaggagggagttgcgatcagcaatggcaacgttggaaaaatatggaagtaacttttgtgatggacttatcataaagaatgtgatccactcacgacagagttgatggtgttggaacaaagactgaaacacattttttgttattattatttgggggaggttgcagggcaagtggggctgggtggcctgcctggggccacatagcagggtgatcattgcgtgtctggggccggattcggacccaggtgctcctggctcaagggccaatgctctgtctgccacccagccacctctactattattactattttattttattttgggtctttttttttcttctttttggtttttgcagggcagtggggatcgggtggcttgcatgtcacatggctgggtgattattgagtttacgaggctggatatggactcgggtgctcgtggctccagggctggtgcttcgtccattgtaccacctggccatacctacaattattactattattttttttaattttaatttttttctccccccccctttacttttgtgcccaagcaagtctatctatattcatgggtggaggggtattttgtttacttgtaaacaagtatattttattaatgtaaagaaaaacatttgtactaaataagaataaaaaataaattaaaaaaagagaaatacctaggttatcagggatgcTTACTCATATCTTTTGGGAAAAAGCTCTgattggttttaatgttaagtttaataatgctaacaattgtatttttattttggatagagcttttggaatgtgagtgctggattctctgtataaggtactctaaagtttttatcaaactaaactgttgggaaattagttgaatttcaattacattggggttttaaatgtgtcatatgtatgacattagattctgagaatttggataAAGGGATGAAAGTGTAAAGGACATGGGATAGGtacatctaggtggcgcagtggataaagcactgaccctggagtcaggagtacctgggttcaaatctggtctcagacacttaattacatatccgtgtggccttgggcaagccacttatcgccattgccttgcaaaaaaaaaaaacctaaaaggaaaggaacatgggatattcattttgctcttgttctaagaaaatgagatgtttaaataagaattttatggtatatattaacaatgtatgagttctcctactcaaggtaacctggaaaagagcagaaaggctctccTCAGCTCACAGCCGCGGGGGTGAGTTTCCTGAGTTACACCCTGGGGGGCACCGTGCACAAtctgggggaacagctggggacctctgccagagatagcacatgaagcccagctctcagggcacacagctagcaatgtGGTcttgcagcagcccagatccaggaaacagaagcaggcagagcgggtaagcaggagcccccagggcatgaacccattgaaccaagggaggggagtgaagagagagacttctgaggtcagtcctctgcccctggatcaggactctggggctctgaccacattcagatcctgatcccagtctaggcccccccatagaacagcagggcccccccacctcagccccatggcagaggggggcacttatggtcattcacaaaccaggagggaggacagagcttcacacactgagacccttgtgggagtgtcccaaaagctcaggaagcatcccccaaaacaggcttaggctgggaaaatgagcaagtagagaaacaagaggaacaccattaagaaatattttgcctgtgagcccaagaatgatcaaaacactcattctgaagatgaggaagcacaagctcctgcatctaaagactcttaagaaaaacagaaattggtctgaggctatgacagagctcaaaaaagactttgaaaatcaagtgatggggcagctaggtggcacagtggataaagcaccagccctggagtcaggagtacctgggttcaaatccagtctcaaacatttaataattgcctatctgtgtggccttgggcaagccacttcaccccatttgccttggaaaaaacctaaaaaaaaaaaatcagatgagggagatagaagaaaaactgggaaaagaaatgagagagatgcaggaaaaacatgaaaatgaagtcagcagcttagtcaaggaaatccaaaaaaatgctaaaaaccagcttaggtcaaatggataaaacagttcaaaaagttattgaggaggggcatctaggtggcttagtggataaagcaccggccctggagtcaggattacctgggttcaaatcccatctcagacacttagctgtgtggccttgggcaagccacttaaccccatttgccttgcaaaaaaaaaaatctaaaaaaagttagtgaggagaagaatgctttaaaaagcagaattggccagatagaaaaagagataaggaaggtctctgaggaaaacaaatcctttagacaaagaatagaactcagggagattgatggatttacaagaaattaggactcaatacttcaaaaccaaaagaatgaaaaaaattagaagaaaatgtgaaacatctcattgaaaatacaACTTATgcggaaaacagatttagaaaagataatctaaaaattattggaatacctgaaagtcatgatcaggaaaagagccttgacatcattttcaaagaattactagagGAAGATTTTCAAGGTTTCCAAAGGACAAGCTGTACAAGGGCAGTCTAGACAGGTGCCTCCCATCTCCACCATGAAGCAGCTGCCCTCTGCAATCTACGGTCCCATCGGCCTCATCCTCCTGTCTGCCTCCTTCCTCACAACTTGCTTAGCAGAGACGTACAACTCCTCATCCATTACTTCTTCTCTGTCAGACTCGACATTCATAGCACAGTGCTCCAATTTGGATTTCTGTTCTAAGGCTGCCCAGTGCTGTAAGCATGGAATGGATGAAGATGGTTGGATTGCAGCAGCTATTGGTTGGAGTCTCTGGTTTCTCACACTCATTTTGCTCTGTGTGgataaactcagaaagataacaCCTGAAGAATCCAAGTACCCACAGGCATGAAATTTGGGACTCCATGTGCAAGACTATCAAACTCTACCAGTTTCCTAAATTAAGGAAAGAGAATAGTCTTGAAATAAGATTCAACTTGCTTTTTAAAGGGGagcaaatgagagaatatttcaaTTTCAGTGCAGATAATAGTACTTTCACACCTAGTTTCACAGGCCCTGATagatttctctctatataaataccacaattattttcctttttttttttttttagtttttgcaaggcaaaggggttgggtggcttgcccagggtcacatggctaggtgattgttgagtgtctgaggccggatttgagctcaggtactcctgactccaaggccggtgctctgtccactgcaccacctagtcgccccatcacagttattttcaaaaacattttctgaaatgaatcaataggaagaatttatgaagtgCCAGTTGTCTTCCCAGTACTACCTTGACatgcaagaaaacaaaaaataaacaagagccAATCCTcaatagataagtggtcaaaagatatgaatggttttttgaaagaattgcaaattataaATTGCATTGACATTTGGAAACTTGCTCCAAGTCAATAGTAATGAGAAATGTAAATACAATTCTGAGTTTTCACTCTCACCCTGAAAATtgaccaagaaaataaaaatgaggatagTCAGTGTTGGAGTTGTGGTTAGAAAGGAGCATTCATACACTGTTGGTAAAACAGTGAATTGATCCATCCATTTTGATTATATGGAATTTTGTAAAAATACGGCATCACTGTTCATACTTTTGACACAATAAATCCTTCTGTTAAAACACATACCCCAATAAATtcaaagacaacaacaacaacaaaaaaaaaagaattactagaggaaaattgctctgatatcctagaagcagagggcaaaatagaaacagagagaatccaccaatctccctgagaaagagatcccaaaaaaccaacccccaggaatattatagccaagttccagaactcccaagtcaaagagaaaatattacaagcagccagaaggacacaattcaaatactgtggagctacaatcaggatctcacaggactcagcagcaactacattaaaagttcatagggcttggaatataatatactggaaggcaaaagagcttagaatgcaaccaagaatcaactacccagcaaggctgaatgtcctcttccagggaaaatgatggactttcaatgaaccaggggaatttcaaatgttcctgttggaatggccagagctgaacagaaggtttttatcttcagatacaggactcaggtgaagcatagagagtagaggagaaggggaaaatatgagggacttgatgatgaactacatgtattcctgcatagaaaaatgacactgataatactcatatgaaccttctcatttagtagagcaggtagaaggagcttttatagatgaagcacaggagaaagctgaatttgaagataaaatatggtgtaaaaatggagtcaatagaaaaaaagggaaatgtaatagaaagaaaaaggaggggggaataggctaagatatttcatataataagatttttctgtattacaatgagctgtttcaatgatatggaaggggggaaagacaagggggaatgagggattctttgctttcatcagaggtggctaagagaggaaacagcatatatcctcaatggggtatagacatctggagtaagaaggagagaagggggacaaggggaaggggttgcgatgtgaatgatggaggagagaggatggaccatggggggagagtggtcagatataacacattttcttttttacttcttgcaaggggctaggattggatagcctgtctgggaccatagggccaggtagatgctgggcctaaggggtagtatgggggctcggggccatggatctgtctgctgcccactcagctaccctacagtagagtcagtgaaaggagagagaaaatataatacatggtagtggagaaataccaaagtagggagttgcaatcagcaatggcaacagtggaaaaatatggaagtaacttttgtgatggacttattataaagaatgtgatccacccatgacagctggtggtgttggaacacagactgaagcacattttctattattattattattattattattattaaggggGGGTgcggggcaaatggggctgggtggcctgcctggggccgcatagcagggtggccattgggtgtctaaggccagatttggacccaggtgctccggGCTCAAGGGCCAGTCCTCTGTCCATTACCCaaacacccctactattattactattttattttattttgggactttttttttctttttttggtttttgcagggcagtggggttggtgtggcttgcatgtcacttggctgggtgattgttgggtgtacagggccagatgtgggcttgagtgctcctggctccagggccggtgctccatccactgtgccagctggccatacctgcaattattagtattttttttaattttaatttttttctctcccctttactttatccctcaagaaaatctatatttttttgggagatggggtattttgtttactctttttttattctttttttgcaaggcaaatggggttaagtggcttgcccaaggccacacagctaggtaattattaagtgtctgagtccagatttgaactcaggtactcctgactccagggccggtgcttttatccactgtgctacctagccaccgctattttgtttactcttaaacaagaatgttttattattgtataaaaaacattatttgttcaaaatgagaataaatattaaattaaaaaatcaaaaaacaatgtatgttttattttaaagaagtcaaaaatgtggacttctctcttactACAGACAGCTGATGGgactctgaacaaattgcaattgtgggccctattgtaaggtaatatgttgatgaataagatgttttatcatttatgtgatattcttttgtaattgcaaagagattatatttgcactATTTAGCTAtctattatgaatttttttaatattgtattgttaaagcctgggattaatgtgattgctttgaagggcaataaggaaaatatgaaaaagtatgaccctttctaggatagatctgtgggttcatcaataatgtaataatggagggattgctttgtacaatctagtaatttgtgtgttactctgttactcttattgctattctgttataatgaaattaataacacatgttgcaAATTTAAGCCTACCTAAGATGTtgtaatggttttaaagaattctgaaaagtaatttgtatgttgcAGGGGctgggtgactcagtggatagctggctctggagtcaggagatctcaGTTCAGGTACTTGgtgattgcttagctgtgtgaccttaggcaagtcacttaacccaattgccttgggaaaaataaccatttgtatgttaAGGATGGTtagtaggtaaacaagtttatgtatagaagtttcttgctatgtatgtgaattgggaatattttggatctatatatgtatattctgaAGCAGtagttgtttgctttgaagtgaaagcactatataatataggaaagataaacacaagatcatttgatatttctctgtgcAATCTTCTGGACAAAGGATGCATTTATTTGCTATAAGATACAACAGggtagaaggaggtttctctagccaaggggaatctgatatatcatctttatatagagattgagtagatatgatttcagacaaagggatgtctctagtaagaggtaggagacaggcctgcagggccagtcatagttagaatgccaggttttaggcaaagacccaggaaggataattgAGCTTTAGGTAGGtatttcattaattgggactctcgttaagattataattggaaattACTGAATTGCACAcactggaagttctaattaggtGAAACAACTAtttttagatcacaggacttttaatccattttctttttatatcagataccaggatggtcaggaaaaggaaatgctactgggtaaatatcatgttcttgcagccaaggaagccaagatgtcaggtaACTGGGATGGGCAGCTGAAGGGgcggcttctcagtatggctgaggttggacccctttgatttttatttccccaaaatgacattcaGATAATATCTCacttggaagaataaatctggcctaagacatttgacttacccatgtgacctctgcctggacactgacattaaatacttacatttttgtaaaggAAGTTTCCTTTAATGtactggatctttatagttactaagcaaactagaGAAAGACATTTTATGTGAATTGGAtcctaatagccagagataggttacgtgtgtggctctgacacctgctaacagctacatgttaagataagaattaagtttctttaatttttagaaggggtatttaggtaagaagaagaatgggaaattctgaGGATAGTTATAGTTTTAAGGCGTAgcttttaaggaaaggaatgtgagtcagataagtatatcaggaaaaggaaaatcagtggtatatttgagaatattttgaaaaatttcattctggttaaggatgtttgagacattgtaataagagcaaaggctaagattgttttattttaaaccatatgctgagTACTCTGAACTAAGAGTAAAACTctaatgaaagtttattgtgttaaagttaAGTATATGCAttaatatggcaataaggcaaaatataaattgcaataagccccaaaatctcattgtcttgtgaagaaaacatgtattttgatctgagtaaagtgttaagcagattctttaccagaagacaaagtctcaactagtcacctgagcctggagaggactttttggaacagattcagaaaatgCAGAAGGACATTGGAGGTCTCCAGGAgataagagaagagaggagagacactggaccagttcatctgtACCATTTCTTACCTATGTATACATTGTATAGTCAAGGGTTCTGTTTTATAAACCCCCCCTTTGtttctgtaagtgtgacacccctaacTTCTGCCCTTTTCCTTATAAAAAGGAGAGGCAGGGTGCAGATGTTCTCtattgaaagaaaaggaggggagacTATTGGGTGGTATGTTTATGTCCTATCTAAGGAGAGTCTTATCTCTGATTTAGCTGGCCTGTACAACTTAGATAGGTGGAttgagatgtaatgatgatacctggatcctttgtaaagattCTTGTAGTTCATGCTTGTCCAGGTTATGAAGATAACTCAAGGGTTTGagttatttcagaaaaaagtggggaatgaagtacaatatcaatgtttgtgaaattcctgtatagaaaggggtcccagACATCCTCTGGGCCTTGAGGAATTctttagaaatacaaatttggaCAGGTGCCTTTGGttctgaaaataataaaactcaagTACTTGACCTGGGGATccaggatataccataaaattgtttgaagaatcacaaagctctattagaaaccaggaaggatgggatttcagggaaacctggagggatttgcatgaactgatgctgagtgagatgagcagaaccagaaaaacactgtacaccatatcagcaacatgggagtgatgtccaaccttgaaggacttgctcattccatcagcgcaacaattgggaacaattttgggctgtctgcaaaggagagtgccatctgtatctagataaggagctgtggagtttgaacaaagtacaagggctattccctttaattcgggggaaaaaaaacccagatgtcttattgtttgatctggttacctctgagaattctgttctctttgagTATCCTTTTAAGtatcctttctctctcatcacacccaatttggatcaaggcacaacatggaaacaaagtaaagactgatggagtgctatctgggggggggggggggaagcaagattgggggaaaactaaaactcaaataatatctttaataaaaatttttaaaaaagaatcataaagcACCCTCATCAGCCtcattatcttgctgtatctgttaaatatGTTCAAACAAAGACCCTTTCTCTATATCTGGAACCCCATATTTACATATGATGAGAggatctttgcttctgtatcctacCTGCTCTCAGTATTTCCCCCCAAATCCTATAAAAactctatcccctgaacactaaggtactgtctgatttgggtattcCATCCCTAGACAGTCCCCTGGAATAAAGatcaacttgcccaaggtcacacagctgggcaattaagtgtctgaggtctaatttgacttcctgactccaggacggatattgtatccactgtaccacctagttgccccaaaattgaatttgttttatctcttcttttattttaagaatttctatatttgtatttagttgggagttttttattttctgttggttttttgGTAGTTGAATTATCAATTCATTTCCAAACATTTTcatcaacaaaagagaaagaaaaaattttcccTTATTGACTGCTATATCTGTGTTCCCCAAACAATTGTCTCATAATTTTCTATGTTAATAGGATCTGTTATCTCAGTTGGGTTTGTATATGACTCAGTCTTTAAGATTATActatttagggcagctaggtggcatagtgcatcagacacttaataattacctagctgagtggccttgggcaagccacttaaccccgtttgccttgcaaaaacctaaaaaaacaaaaaaaaaagattatactatttagaggcaactaggtggcacagtggatagggcactggccctggagtcaggaggacctgcattcaattccagcctcagacatttaattgcctagctgtgtgatcttgggaaagtctcttaaccctattgccttaaaaaaataaaatttaaacaaagattaTCCTatttagtttgcaattgtttggttaattttgaattctttaaatTCTGAAGTTAATTCCATTTTTGTCAGTAAGGAGTGTTTTGAGTATGTTTCTATATCTGTTAATGAGATGTTAATCTTGATATGGTCAGATTTTTGAAGCTGCCATTATAaccaaaaaatattattatgtattataaatCTATACATACATTTGTGTTTGTGAGTCTTAATATGTAttcttcccattagactgtgaatttcttgaaagcagaaagtgtcttttgcctcattttttgtattcccagcacttagcatagtgtctagaacatagaaaaatgtatattgattgattgtgtttgtttatttttaaatgaaagtctTTCAGTGCCTATTCAATAATTGCCAATGATCTGTCATCTCTTATTTTGTTCTTCacttcttgtttatcttttttcttagatttctttttttgagaaagattttgagttttacaattttcccccattcttgcttccatccccccaccccccacagaaggcattgttagtctttacattggttccatgttatacattgatctcagttgaatgtgatgacagagaaatatccttaaggaagaaaaataaagaatgagatagtaaaattacataataagataacagctttttttttttctaatctttggtctttgttcaaagtccatgattctttctctggattttcttAGATTTCTTTGAGTTTAAAAAGGGCACATTGAAGTTCCTATTATAGTTACCAATTTTTCCTTGTATTATGGTTAACTATTCCATAAGGTATTTAGAGACTATATCATTCAGTCCATTGACCATTTATGGAATTCTTAAGAATATTGTAATAATATCCCTGCTTAGATCTTTTTTGACCATGTCTAAAACTTGATTATTCTTttgaaatcatgattttttttcctacctttttaattgatattatttttccagttatggaagtttttcaacattcatccacttgcatatttataagttaaagGTTTTTCTACCTTGTCTGTCCTACTTCATCTTGCCCACAAGGAACTTCATCATCCTGCAAGATCACAGCACCCCTCCCTCTGCCCTTAATGTTGGAGAGCATGGAGGGTAGATAATGGAGAATTCCTTTCAGATCCTACATTTACAGATGGCATCTAGACTAACTCTTATGGGCTTTATTCATGTTTAATCCAGGGTTGTCTTTCCCTGCtccttgttttctttcccttgtgaattgtgagcttcttgagagaaaagaatttttctttgtatccccaatatttAATACAGAGTTTGATACATAGTAGATTCTTGGTAATTGTTTATTAACCATGCTTTTTCAGTCAGAGTGCCACAGAATTCCACAGAACCCTCATTTAAATTCCCTCCAAACTTTTTGCCTTTTCTATTTGTTGTCCCTTCCCTCAATAAGCCACCACATGGTTATCTtaagataattattttcaatCTAATTATTTTACTGCATACTCTATTGATGAAGATAGAGACTTGGGACACAAAAGTATTAAAGCTA from Macrotis lagotis isolate mMagLag1 chromosome 4, bilby.v1.9.chrom.fasta, whole genome shotgun sequence includes the following:
- the LOC141522921 gene encoding transmembrane protein 213-like — translated: MKQLPSAIYGPIGLILLSASFLTTCLAETYNSSSITSSLSDSTFIAQCSNLDFCSKAAQCCKHGMDEDGWIAAAIGWSLWFLTLILLCVDKLRKITPEESKYPQA